The genomic region GACCAGTTCGATGAATTCGTGATTCGGGTCCGGCGGATTGTACATCAGTTCCGAAATCCGCAGGTTCTGTTTGACCGGTCCGATGGCATAAACCGCTTCACTGAGCACACTCCATTGACCTGTGCCGCTTCGAATCCTTGCCTTGACGGGGACGCTGGCCGTCAGCGGGATTGGACCGGTATAGACTGCCGCCGTCGGAGAAATGCCCGCCGGAATGGTTGTATAAACGGAAGGTGCTTCCAATTCCGCCGAAATCAGAAAATCAGAACTGGTAGTGTTTACATTCAGGCCGTGAATGGCCAGAATATTCGTCCCGGCCCGCAGCGCGCTTTTATACGCGGAAATGTCAAAGGAATCCCACGCGGAGGATGCCTCTCGGTTGGCGGCGGCCGCCGAGTTCCAGCTTAGGGCAGAAGGGGCATTTACCCGCTTGACTTCCGTTCCGTTCAAAAAAGCGACAAAACCGTCATCATAGCGGACGCGCAGCGTCAGCGTGGTATAATGCGGCAGTGCAGCGCCATCCAGGCTGAACGGAATGCGGATATAACAGGTCGCATTCTTGTTATACATCGCCGCCCCAACATCAATCCCGATCATGCTCTCATAGCCGGTCTGCTGTTCGTAGCCGACCCCGCCCGTGCCGCCGGTCCAGCCGGCATCGTTGAATGGTTCGCTGCTGCCCCGCCAGGCCGTCCCGATATCCCCTGTGGGGACCAGCACTTTCTTGGGGGCGCTGTCGGGCACGACAAATCCCTGCGCAACCAGTTGGGTGGAAGCAGGCATGCGAGGGTCTGTCCCGTCCATCGTATAATACAGAGTGCCCGAAGGGGTGGACTGGGTTATCGTCAGAATCGAACCCGAAGCCGCATACCCGCCGTGCTGATAGACCCCGTTGATTTGGAAAATCGGATAGCCGAAACTCGTATCGAACAGATTATTATTCGCAAACGACGTCAGCACATACGGTTCACGCCTGGGGATAAAAACATCCGGCACGTAGCGCACCGGAAAAGCCGTTTTTTCCGGCAACACGGCGGATACCTCACCGAAGACCTCCCACCACTTCGACAGGAGATTGGCCTGAGTCAGAACTCCGCCGTTTCGAAAATGACGGTGCACACGATCCGCAAAGGCCAGCCGAAACTCCGGATTGTTCCGCAGGGCCCGGTACAGCTGGGAAATCGGACACCAGGACAGATTGTTCAGACCCGTCGGAGAAGCCCAGCTGGGAAAATCTTCAAAGGAATTTTTCTGCAGATTCTCCCCGTTGTTTCCAAATATCCACGTTTCCGCCAGCCCTTCGGCATCCCAGATGCTGAATGCAAATTTTCCGTCCGGAGTCCTTCGCCGATGCACATCCCAGTTGTTGCCGGGCCAGTCAAAATTGCCGATGTAATTCTGAAGAATCAGCAGGTCGATGAAGGCGGGAATGTCCAGCCGGCTCGCTACATACTCATAATCCGCCATATTGCTCAGATTGCGGCTGTTGGCATAACTGAGCAGAGCATTCCAGGCGAGATCATCTCCGTCCCTCACACCCGCCTGCGTAATCACATCAAACTCATCCTCCGTGTCATACCACTCCTGATAAAACTCCTTATCCCCCCGAGCCGTCGGATTGTAATAACCGCGGTAAACCCCATTGATATACAGATTCACAAAAATACCGGTTACCTGGGCATGTCCCATCTGGCAGAACAGCCGTCGAGCCCACTCATCCTTCATAAACGGTGTGCAGGCGTCATTATGGCCGGCCCGCAGGACGATGCTCTCAAACGAATCAGCCCCAATAAACGGAAACAGCGGATAGTCCAGACGTCCCCCTTCATATTCATCCCGAAACCAGAGATTCAGGCTGAACTTGTTGCTGTTCCAATTCGGCCATCCATTCCAGCATGTCACCCAATCCTCTCCCCGGGTGTAGCGAGGCCTCGTATAATCACTGCCATGAACCCGGATGCCGCAATCCTGCTGAAAGGCCGCTCCGGTCTCCAAATCCATGTATTCAAATGAGACCGGACGCTCATAATTTCGCCCCCGCTGCAGCGGATTGTTGTAGCTGCCGGCGCCGCTGGACTGCCAGACGCCGCTGCTGTCATAATAACCGCCGACAATCGCCATCACACCGTCCGGTTCATAAAGCGACTTCTGCGGGTCCCCGACGATGGAAATCATCGGCATCGAACGCACCGCGGCGGAAGCCCCGAAAATATAGGTTTGAGTATCAATATTGCTCGGTTTCCAGCCGGTTTTTATCGCCGCCGCACGGATACAGGCGGTAGAGGAAATGGAAATCGGACCTGTGTACCGCACAGCCGCCGCCGTCGGAACTTCGTTTTCAATCGGAGCACTGCCGTTGGTTGTATAATAAATCGTCACCCCGGGGGTATCACAGCTTAAGGTCAAACTGAACGGGGCATCATAAAACCCTCGCTTATGGCTGAATTGGGTATCCTCCGCAAGCCCCAGATACCCCCCGTTGTTCACCGCACCCGGGGTCGGAACAGCAAAAAATCTCCACCCCGCCCCGCCGTCAGGCCATCGGCCGTATGAAAGATTAGCTTGCTGACTGGAAAAGGACAGCGAATCAATCCGCCGGCCGTTCCCATCATACAATCCGATTTCCTCTCCATCCGCGCGAAGACTGAAAGATGCGTGCAGTCCGGGAGTGTCTTTCACATCCCCATCCGCCCAGACAATCAAATAGCCGTAAGGCGGAATCGTGGTCTCTCCAGGCCTGTCCGTCGGAAATCGCCATGCCGTCGGATTGCCCAAATCATCCGTCAGATACATCCCCGCCGTATCAACGGCTGTATCGCCGGCATTATAAATCTCAATCCAGTCGTCAAACTCCGCCTGGGGGTCCGCTATGCCGCTTTCGCTGGTGTTGGAGGCCGAAAACTCATTGATAAACAGCAAAGGACGGTTCTCATCCGCCAGCCAGTTGGAAGCCATCAGGAAAAAATCAGACAGCGTGACCCCGGAAAGACTGTCAATCTCCGCACAATAAATCCCTGAGCAATCCACGTCCTCCAGCCAATGCTCCCCCAAAATCGCCAGGTCAGCCAAGTCTACCCGGCGGTCCTGATTGAGGTCGCCGATTGGATACGTTGTATCCGCCCGGCTCAGAGAAAAAACCGCCAGCATCAGCCACCACAATTTGATTTTCACGCCTCCGCCTTTCTCTCCTTCTGTTCCGGCTACTGTTCAGCACCGCCGGAAGATGCCGTTCGAATTTCCCATTCTCCCTTCGACTTCACCCAAAGCATTCCTGTATCCCGGTACATCTCCAATAGAGCCGTCGAATAGGTAAACACAGACTCTGCAAAGGCCTGCCGGGCCTGATAATAATCCTTTTGAGCATCCAGCACATCCCGGCTGTTGGCCCTGGCGGCCTGCATCAGGTCGAGCGTTTTGTCCAGCCGCTCCCGAGCCAGCTGCCAGGCCTCTTTCTGGACCTGATAACGCTCCCGGGCTTTCTGGCAATCCCGATAGGCCTTGCGCACTTCCAGCACAATCTGGTCCGTCAGTTTCTGATGATTCCTCTGCTGCTGAGCCAGGGCAATCAGAGCCCGTTTGTAATTATTCTTCTCCATCTCCCGATCCAGCGGCAGGTCGAGCCGGAGGGTGGCTTCATAGCGGTCGCGAACCCGCTGCAAATCACCCGGCTCGGCCCCAAACGCATAGCGCCGATTCCCGTCATTGGCGGGACTGTACAGACCGACAAAGGTCAAATCCGCCTTCAGTGCATCCGCCGCTGTTTCCACATGGCGCTGCGCATCGAGGGTGCGGTCATACGCATTCGCCAAATCCAGACGCTGATTCAGTGCGGCCTCGACCGCCTGTTCCTCCGTAAAAGGCAGCTCTTTCAGCCCTTCCTCCAGAGCCGCCCATTCGTTTTCATCCGGTTCTACAGCGGTCTCCTGCGG from Anaerohalosphaeraceae bacterium harbors:
- a CDS encoding lamin tail domain-containing protein, translated to MKIKLWWLMLAVFSLSRADTTYPIGDLNQDRRVDLADLAILGEHWLEDVDCSGIYCAEIDSLSGVTLSDFFLMASNWLADENRPLLFINEFSASNTSESGIADPQAEFDDWIEIYNAGDTAVDTAGMYLTDDLGNPTAWRFPTDRPGETTIPPYGYLIVWADGDVKDTPGLHASFSLRADGEEIGLYDGNGRRIDSLSFSSQQANLSYGRWPDGGAGWRFFAVPTPGAVNNGGYLGLAEDTQFSHKRGFYDAPFSLTLSCDTPGVTIYYTTNGSAPIENEVPTAAAVRYTGPISISSTACIRAAAIKTGWKPSNIDTQTYIFGASAAVRSMPMISIVGDPQKSLYEPDGVMAIVGGYYDSSGVWQSSGAGSYNNPLQRGRNYERPVSFEYMDLETGAAFQQDCGIRVHGSDYTRPRYTRGEDWVTCWNGWPNWNSNKFSLNLWFRDEYEGGRLDYPLFPFIGADSFESIVLRAGHNDACTPFMKDEWARRLFCQMGHAQVTGIFVNLYINGVYRGYYNPTARGDKEFYQEWYDTEDEFDVITQAGVRDGDDLAWNALLSYANSRNLSNMADYEYVASRLDIPAFIDLLILQNYIGNFDWPGNNWDVHRRRTPDGKFAFSIWDAEGLAETWIFGNNGENLQKNSFEDFPSWASPTGLNNLSWCPISQLYRALRNNPEFRLAFADRVHRHFRNGGVLTQANLLSKWWEVFGEVSAVLPEKTAFPVRYVPDVFIPRREPYVLTSFANNNLFDTSFGYPIFQINGVYQHGGYAASGSILTITQSTPSGTLYYTMDGTDPRMPASTQLVAQGFVVPDSAPKKVLVPTGDIGTAWRGSSEPFNDAGWTGGTGGVGYEQQTGYESMIGIDVGAAMYNKNATCYIRIPFSLDGAALPHYTTLTLRVRYDDGFVAFLNGTEVKRVNAPSALSWNSAAAANREASSAWDSFDISAYKSALRAGTNILAIHGLNVNTTSSDFLISAELEAPSVYTTIPAGISPTAAVYTGPIPLTASVPVKARIRSGTGQWSVLSEAVYAIGPVKQNLRISELMYNPPDPNHEFIELVNIGLETINLNLVRFTKGVDFVFGAQTLAPGERIVAVVNQAAFLQRYPSFSSRIAGEYTGRLDNAGETIRLEDALGAVIQEFAYKDGWYPITDGQGFSLTVRNPAGSDLGAWSRKDGWRASAFAGGSPGTDDTGLVPEPGAIVFNELLAHSHGGNADWIELYNTTSQPIAIGGWFLSDAAGDEVSIKKYEIPLGTIIPAGGYVVFYEDQHFGSPSAPGVHIPFALSEGGETVYLRSGLNGVIGGYEAAQSFGASATGVSFGRYQKSALDGGTAFTAMSSPTPGAANAYPLVGPVVISEIQYHPSAANTGGEYLELRNISSQPVVLQDEVSTEISPGNFITESVPWRFDKGIDFVFPAGTTIPAGGILIVAENPTAFAAYYGSMPSGVQVFGPFANGTKLDNGGETVRLARPGDQEYGLERFWIPAEEISYDDVSPWPSSADGGGHSLHRIHPAQYGDDVVNWLGGSPSPGY